One Marinifilum sp. JC120 DNA window includes the following coding sequences:
- a CDS encoding MBOAT family protein: MLFNSHIFILFFLPLVFSVYFLLRRFKQHEAGKLFLVLASFTFYAWWKLEYLYLLGGTILFNFMMAEALYRKKDKILLGLAVASNLSVLGYFKYKNFFFDNIAGLMGVPSITEKVIIPLGVSFYTFQQVSFLVDTYRGKAARCNLLDYSLFVSFFPQLVAGPISYQQEITPQFNAEDAGKINFWNIGQGFFLFSMGLFKKIVIADSLAPYVENGFDKALALPFWDSWAVSLAYTCQLYFDFSGYTDMALGLGLLFNVKLPNNFNSPYQSLNIQDFWRRWHITLGRFVRDYIYFPLGGSRKGAYRTLANLLTSFLLIGFWHGAGWNFILWGGLHGAAMVIHRIWQNTGNKLPAYAGWLLTFLYVNACWVLFRAETTFDAIKIYKGMLGMVNIGFSTALTFTDEFILLGVCLALVAFTAKFKNSVTTAENMKFSFKESVMAISMFMISFVLLYTHQTFLYFDF, from the coding sequence ATGCTTTTTAATTCACATATTTTCATTCTTTTCTTTCTACCGCTTGTTTTCTCTGTCTATTTTCTGCTCCGGAGATTTAAACAACATGAAGCGGGCAAACTATTTCTCGTACTCGCCTCGTTCACCTTCTATGCATGGTGGAAGCTGGAGTATCTTTACCTGCTTGGCGGGACTATTCTTTTCAACTTCATGATGGCTGAAGCCTTGTACCGCAAGAAAGACAAAATCCTGCTAGGATTAGCTGTTGCCAGTAACCTCTCAGTACTGGGTTATTTCAAATACAAAAACTTTTTCTTTGATAACATTGCCGGACTCATGGGAGTCCCCTCTATAACCGAAAAAGTAATTATCCCACTTGGGGTAAGCTTTTATACCTTCCAGCAGGTATCTTTTCTGGTAGACACGTATCGAGGCAAAGCCGCTCGCTGCAACCTCTTGGATTACAGCCTTTTTGTGTCCTTCTTCCCGCAGCTGGTAGCCGGGCCGATCAGTTATCAGCAGGAGATCACACCGCAATTCAATGCCGAAGATGCCGGGAAAATCAATTTCTGGAATATCGGGCAGGGGTTCTTCCTGTTCAGCATGGGGCTGTTTAAAAAAATCGTCATTGCCGACTCACTGGCACCGTATGTTGAAAACGGTTTTGACAAAGCCCTGGCCCTGCCCTTCTGGGATTCATGGGCGGTCAGCCTTGCCTACACCTGCCAGCTCTATTTTGACTTCAGCGGCTATACGGACATGGCCTTAGGGCTTGGCTTACTCTTCAACGTCAAACTGCCCAACAACTTCAATTCCCCGTACCAGTCACTCAACATTCAGGACTTCTGGCGGCGCTGGCACATCACCTTAGGTAGATTTGTACGCGACTACATTTATTTTCCGCTGGGAGGAAGCCGCAAAGGGGCCTATAGGACTCTTGCCAACCTGTTAACCTCGTTTCTGCTCATCGGCTTCTGGCATGGCGCGGGTTGGAATTTCATCCTCTGGGGCGGACTGCACGGCGCAGCCATGGTCATCCACCGCATTTGGCAGAATACCGGAAATAAACTCCCAGCATACGCAGGCTGGTTGCTGACCTTCCTCTACGTCAATGCCTGCTGGGTCCTGTTCCGGGCTGAAACAACATTTGATGCTATCAAAATCTATAAAGGCATGCTGGGCATGGTTAACATCGGATTTTCCACTGCCCTCACTTTCACGGACGAATTCATCCTCTTGGGTGTCTGTCTTGCCCTCGTGGCCTTTACTGCAAAATTTAAGAATTCAGTAACCACTGCTGAAAACATGAAATTCTCATTCAAAGAATCCGTCATGGCCATCAGCATGTTCATGATTTCATTTGTGCTGCTCTACACCCATCAAACCTTTCTCTATTTTGATTTCTAA
- a CDS encoding polysaccharide biosynthesis protein: protein MLHNLRNANFYLMVLLDLLIFAAAFYGAYLFRFDFSLPEFANVQCVELLKYAVVIKFSVFLGLGLYRGMWRYTSLRDLWHILEATFLQSLILVTVVLYKFGFGGFSRGVFIIDWMLTVFMCGGMRVMIRSFYAYKDGNSIQLSPESCPVDGNNVLIIGAGRAGEKVVREIRSSGQLKYLPVGFLDNDKSKRGRTIHGVPVLGPLSDLQELVQNKCVNEILIAIAEASGEQMREIIDECKETGLPYKILPGMDEIINGKVGIKALRDVSYQDLLGRAPVQLDTTAISDYLSGKTVLVTGCGGSIGSELVRQVVRFNPAKLILVDSSEANLYGIQMELHHELKFHDYVTVLASVQDQKLMDETFSKYKPHTVFHAAAYKHVPMMERNPWQAVHNNICGTKNVMTAADKHGVARFVTVSTDKAVRPTNIMGASKRVTELLMRLFHGSKTTFMAVRFGNVVGSSGSVVPLFRRQIEKGGPVTVTHKDVTRYFMSISEAAQLILQAGVMADGGEIFILEMGEPVKIADMAHDLIRLSGKEPGKDIEIVFSGLREGEKLYEELITEGEGIVRTEHDKIMVLKGFENDIEAYCVKFKGQLGDLRDAADKFHGDGVRAMLHTVVPEFDEEG from the coding sequence ATGCTCCACAACCTGCGTAACGCTAATTTTTATTTAATGGTCCTGCTGGACCTGCTGATCTTTGCCGCAGCCTTTTACGGGGCGTACTTGTTCCGTTTTGACTTCAGCCTGCCTGAATTTGCAAACGTCCAGTGTGTTGAACTACTCAAATATGCTGTAGTTATTAAATTTTCAGTTTTTCTTGGGCTGGGACTTTACCGGGGCATGTGGCGCTATACCAGCTTGCGTGATCTCTGGCACATCCTTGAGGCAACCTTTCTGCAATCACTGATTCTGGTCACCGTGGTTCTTTACAAATTCGGCTTCGGCGGCTTTTCCCGCGGGGTATTCATCATCGACTGGATGCTCACCGTATTCATGTGCGGCGGTATGCGAGTCATGATCCGCTCCTTCTATGCCTATAAAGATGGTAATTCAATCCAACTCTCACCGGAATCCTGTCCTGTGGACGGTAACAATGTCCTGATCATCGGGGCCGGACGGGCCGGGGAAAAGGTCGTCCGTGAAATCAGGAGTAGCGGTCAGCTCAAATATTTACCCGTAGGATTTCTGGACAACGACAAAAGTAAGCGCGGAAGGACCATCCACGGAGTCCCCGTACTTGGTCCTCTATCCGATTTGCAGGAACTGGTACAAAACAAGTGCGTAAACGAAATCCTCATTGCTATTGCCGAGGCTTCCGGTGAACAGATGCGTGAGATTATCGACGAATGCAAAGAAACCGGATTGCCATACAAAATCCTGCCCGGTATGGATGAGATTATCAATGGGAAGGTAGGCATCAAGGCCCTGCGCGATGTAAGCTACCAGGATTTACTGGGACGCGCTCCTGTGCAGCTGGATACAACCGCCATCAGCGATTACCTTTCCGGCAAGACCGTATTGGTAACCGGTTGCGGCGGGTCCATCGGTTCCGAGCTGGTCCGTCAGGTAGTACGCTTTAACCCTGCCAAGCTCATTCTTGTAGATTCCAGTGAAGCCAACCTCTATGGCATCCAGATGGAACTGCACCATGAACTGAAATTCCATGACTATGTAACCGTCCTAGCTTCTGTGCAGGACCAGAAACTCATGGATGAGACCTTCAGCAAATACAAGCCGCACACGGTATTCCACGCCGCCGCCTATAAGCATGTCCCCATGATGGAACGCAATCCATGGCAGGCTGTGCACAACAACATCTGCGGAACCAAAAACGTCATGACCGCTGCGGACAAACACGGAGTAGCCCGCTTTGTAACCGTATCAACAGACAAAGCAGTGCGGCCGACAAACATTATGGGTGCATCCAAACGTGTGACTGAACTGCTCATGCGCTTGTTCCATGGTTCTAAAACAACTTTCATGGCCGTGCGCTTCGGAAATGTGGTCGGTTCATCCGGCTCGGTAGTTCCTCTTTTCCGCCGCCAGATCGAAAAAGGCGGCCCAGTAACCGTCACCCACAAAGATGTGACCCGCTACTTCATGTCCATCTCCGAAGCAGCCCAGCTAATCCTGCAAGCCGGGGTAATGGCTGATGGCGGTGAAATTTTCATTCTCGAAATGGGCGAACCCGTCAAAATCGCCGACATGGCCCACGACCTCATCAGACTCTCCGGCAAAGAGCCGGGCAAAGATATTGAAATTGTCTTCAGCGGTCTGCGCGAAGGCGAAAAACTTTACGAAGAACTGATCACCGAGGGCGAAGGCATAGTCCGCACAGAACATGATAAGATCATGGTCCTGAAAGGCTTTGAAAATGATATCGAAGCTTACTGCGTTAAATTTAAAGGTCAATTAGGTGACTTGAGGGATGCTGCGGATAAATTCCATGGAGACGGGGTTAGAGCCATGCTGCATACGGTTGTTCCTGAATTTGATGAAGAGGGATAA
- a CDS encoding aminotransferase DegT — protein MGGNEQEYVRQAFESNFIAPLGPMVNGFEQDFSKLTGFGHCAALSSGTAALHLALRIVGVQPGDVVIASSLTFIGSVSPVTFIGAEPVFIDSDYKSWNMDPELLAEAVDHYISIGRKPKAVIPTDLYGQCADYDRILEILEPHSIPLIVDAAESVGASYKGKHSGKGALMAAYSFNGNKIITSSGGGLLASDNEEMIARARWLSQQAKEPEPYYEHKEIGYNYRMSNVVAAVGRGQVEVIPERVKRKREIFDYYEQELGSCSGISFMPEADYGKCNRWLSVMLVDKNKFGASPDEIRIGLEKENIESRPVWKPMHNQPVFKDNTVFGGKVSEDLFERGLCLPSGTAMTADDLQRIVDLIKGCGK, from the coding sequence ATGGGAGGCAATGAACAGGAATATGTCCGCCAGGCTTTTGAAAGCAATTTCATTGCCCCGCTTGGGCCTATGGTTAACGGATTTGAACAGGATTTCTCAAAGCTTACCGGGTTCGGTCACTGCGCGGCACTTTCCAGCGGAACAGCGGCCCTGCACCTCGCCCTGCGCATTGTAGGAGTTCAGCCGGGAGATGTGGTCATTGCTTCTTCTCTTACCTTTATAGGCAGCGTAAGCCCGGTCACCTTCATAGGCGCGGAGCCAGTCTTTATAGACAGTGATTACAAATCATGGAACATGGACCCGGAACTGCTGGCCGAAGCCGTAGATCATTATATTTCCATCGGACGCAAGCCCAAAGCGGTCATCCCGACCGATCTTTACGGCCAATGCGCCGATTACGATCGCATTCTTGAAATCCTTGAACCGCACTCCATCCCCCTCATTGTAGACGCAGCTGAATCTGTAGGAGCATCCTATAAAGGTAAACATTCGGGCAAAGGCGCGCTCATGGCTGCCTACTCCTTTAACGGAAATAAAATCATCACCAGTTCCGGGGGCGGCCTTCTGGCCTCTGATAACGAAGAAATGATCGCCCGCGCCCGCTGGCTTTCCCAGCAGGCCAAAGAACCTGAACCGTACTACGAACACAAGGAAATCGGCTATAACTACCGCATGTCCAACGTCGTTGCTGCTGTGGGACGCGGACAGGTGGAAGTAATTCCTGAGCGCGTTAAACGTAAAAGGGAAATTTTTGATTATTATGAACAGGAACTCGGTTCCTGCTCCGGCATATCTTTCATGCCCGAAGCGGATTACGGTAAGTGCAACCGCTGGCTTTCGGTCATGCTGGTAGATAAAAATAAGTTCGGTGCTTCCCCCGATGAAATTCGCATCGGACTTGAAAAAGAAAACATCGAATCACGTCCGGTCTGGAAGCCCATGCACAATCAGCCGGTTTTTAAAGACAACACCGTATTCGGCGGCAAGGTCAGCGAAGATCTGTTTGAACGAGGTCTCTGCCTGCCTTCCGGCACAGCAATGACAGCCGATGACCTGCAAAGAATCGTAGACCTGATTAAAGGATGCGGAAAATAA
- a CDS encoding acetyltransferase, translating into MKKIIIMGAGGHGQVVADALLQMEEAEPVAFVDENPELHGKDVMKIPVPGGNAAISKIEHDGIVLALGNNELRKNFFTELTESGEQLFTVIHPSAIIAPNVKIGDGCMILAGTVINTGAEIKDNTIINTNSTIEHHNVIGPHAHIAPGATLGGEVTVDEEAMVGIGATVLPRLTLSPKAVLGGGSTALKDIPEGATATGAPARLAGSTQKKTF; encoded by the coding sequence ATGAAGAAAATTATCATCATGGGAGCCGGTGGACACGGACAGGTTGTCGCTGATGCACTTTTGCAAATGGAAGAAGCTGAACCAGTTGCTTTTGTGGATGAAAACCCAGAGCTACATGGTAAGGATGTAATGAAAATTCCCGTTCCCGGCGGCAATGCAGCAATCAGCAAGATTGAGCATGATGGCATTGTACTCGCCCTTGGCAACAATGAATTGCGCAAAAATTTTTTCACTGAATTGACTGAGTCCGGGGAACAACTTTTCACAGTCATCCATCCCTCGGCAATTATCGCTCCCAATGTAAAAATAGGTGACGGATGCATGATTCTAGCCGGAACGGTCATCAACACTGGTGCTGAAATAAAAGACAACACTATCATCAATACCAATTCGACCATTGAGCATCACAACGTAATCGGACCACATGCTCACATTGCACCGGGCGCGACACTCGGCGGCGAGGTGACCGTAGACGAGGAAGCCATGGTCGGCATTGGAGCTACTGTTTTACCACGGTTAACTCTCAGTCCCAAAGCCGTACTTGGCGGTGGTTCAACAGCCTTAAAGGATATTCCTGAGGGCGCCACTGCCACCGGAGCACCAGCCCGCCTGGCTGGCTCAACACAGAAAAAAACCTTTTAA
- a CDS encoding sugar transferase produces the protein MTVKRCFDLVVSTSALIIFFPVLVGVAIAIHKKMGGGIFFVQRRPGLHGKPFNIIKFKTMSDAKDEYGSLLPDSERLSRFGRILRSTSLDELPELVNVIFGNMSLVGPRPLLMQYLERYSPEQARRHNVLPGITGWAQVNGRNAISWEDKFKLDVWYVDNRNLLLDIKILYLTVARVFKREGISQPGQATAQEFMGNPEK, from the coding sequence ATGACCGTAAAAAGATGTTTTGACCTTGTTGTTTCAACTTCAGCCCTGATTATTTTTTTTCCCGTACTGGTCGGGGTAGCCATTGCCATCCATAAAAAAATGGGCGGTGGTATCTTCTTTGTCCAACGCAGACCGGGTCTTCACGGCAAGCCTTTCAACATCATCAAATTCAAGACCATGTCCGACGCAAAGGACGAGTACGGCAGCCTGCTTCCTGACTCCGAGCGGCTGAGCAGGTTCGGGCGTATTCTGCGTTCCACCTCGCTGGACGAACTTCCGGAGCTGGTCAACGTCATTTTCGGAAATATGTCTTTGGTCGGCCCACGGCCTCTGCTGATGCAGTACCTTGAGCGCTACTCCCCAGAACAGGCTCGCCGCCACAATGTGCTCCCCGGCATTACCGGATGGGCTCAGGTAAACGGCCGCAACGCAATTTCTTGGGAGGACAAATTCAAACTTGATGTCTGGTATGTGGATAACCGTAACCTGCTGCTGGACATTAAAATTTTATACCTGACCGTTGCCCGGGTATTCAAACGGGAAGGCATCTCTCAGCCCGGCCAGGCTACAGCACAGGAATTTATGGGCAACCCGGAAAAATAA
- a CDS encoding glycosyltransferase family 1 protein gives MKIAVIGGYGPSLINFRGPMLTAMKRAGHEIYGIAPLDSPDVPKKLTKMGIQFIEAPIQRTGMNPIKDLAALFALVKILRQIKPDAVLSYTIKPVIYGSIAAKLAGAKNIYSMITGLGYAFGQTSGKRGLLFKLVKNMYHAGLACNNTVMFQNPDDRDLFKELGIIPQSKPTVITNGSGVDLNYYTSSPVSGDGPVFLCISRLLKEKGVREFAEASLRLKVKYPEAQFRLVGPHDHGPDSISDDLLTKWQSGGVECIGPVDDVREELEKCSAYVLPSYREGTPRSVLEAMASGRPIVTTDTTGCRETVIEGHNGFMVPVKDISALELAMEKFILQPEMIQLMGKASLEYATEKFDVNKVNATIMKAMGL, from the coding sequence ATGAAAATCGCAGTCATAGGCGGCTACGGCCCGTCACTTATTAACTTCCGCGGCCCAATGCTTACGGCCATGAAAAGAGCCGGACACGAAATATACGGTATTGCGCCGCTTGATTCCCCGGACGTACCGAAAAAACTGACTAAAATGGGAATTCAATTCATTGAAGCCCCCATCCAGCGCACAGGCATGAATCCCATAAAAGATTTGGCTGCCCTTTTCGCGTTGGTAAAAATCCTCAGACAAATCAAACCGGACGCGGTTCTTTCCTACACGATCAAGCCAGTAATATACGGTTCTATCGCTGCGAAATTGGCCGGGGCAAAAAATATTTATTCCATGATCACCGGACTGGGCTATGCCTTCGGACAGACTTCCGGCAAGCGCGGCCTGCTCTTCAAGCTGGTCAAAAACATGTACCACGCAGGACTGGCCTGCAACAACACGGTCATGTTCCAGAACCCTGATGACCGGGATTTATTTAAAGAACTGGGCATCATCCCGCAAAGCAAACCGACCGTAATCACCAACGGCTCCGGGGTAGATCTCAATTACTACACCAGCTCTCCTGTATCTGGGGATGGTCCTGTTTTTCTATGCATTTCCCGCTTGCTCAAAGAGAAAGGCGTGCGTGAATTTGCTGAAGCTTCCTTGCGACTGAAGGTAAAATACCCTGAAGCTCAATTCCGACTGGTCGGCCCTCACGACCACGGCCCGGATTCAATAAGTGACGATCTGCTCACAAAATGGCAAAGTGGCGGAGTTGAATGCATCGGTCCGGTTGACGATGTGCGCGAAGAGTTGGAAAAATGCTCCGCCTACGTGCTACCTTCATATCGGGAAGGAACTCCTCGCTCGGTACTGGAAGCCATGGCCAGTGGACGCCCAATCGTGACCACGGACACCACCGGATGCCGAGAAACTGTAATTGAAGGACACAACGGGTTCATGGTTCCGGTAAAAGATATTTCAGCATTGGAACTGGCCATGGAAAAATTTATCCTCCAGCCGGAAATGATACAGCTTATGGGCAAGGCTTCACTCGAGTATGCTACAGAAAAATTTGATGTAAACAAGGTCAATGCGACCATAATGAAAGCCATGGGACTTTAA
- a CDS encoding NDP-hexose 2,3-dehydratase has product MRRMFKHSNLLFLKSALAKDGISGDIDYVLKWIKSQADAVDVIVKKTSFDCLKSWSIAENGRLEHDTGRFFSIDGIRVQTNWDGGGKWDQPIINQPEIGYLGFITKEFDGVLHFLVQAKIEPGNLNKVQLSPTLQATRSNYTQVHKGNKPPYLDHFREATPEQILVDQLQSEQGARFLRKRNRNIIIKIDEDIPVKKNFIWLTLWQLKKLMHYENVVNMDTRTVVSGITYGSFESDTFELVSYLLRGNGHSAPKDEFLHSTLSVEPAVHTEEEIITFLTHLKSIYDLDVERIPLPEVQDWIVSNDRIHHKEDKYFEVIAVSVAIEGREVGCWDQPMIHPMQSGICALVCKKINGVLHFIVQAKLECGNHDIIELAPTVQCLTGNYISSIKILPFLEYVLNAKQQNIVLDVMQSEEGGRFYQEMNRNIVILADDDFPEELPPTYIWMTLNQLHRFLKFNNYLNIQIRSLIAALPFT; this is encoded by the coding sequence ATGCGAAGAATGTTCAAACATAGCAATTTGCTTTTCTTAAAAAGCGCGTTGGCCAAAGATGGCATTTCTGGTGATATTGATTACGTGCTTAAGTGGATTAAATCTCAGGCAGATGCTGTTGATGTTATTGTAAAAAAGACAAGTTTTGATTGTCTCAAGTCGTGGTCAATAGCTGAAAATGGACGTTTGGAGCATGATACCGGGCGTTTTTTTTCCATTGACGGTATTCGCGTGCAGACTAATTGGGACGGCGGTGGCAAGTGGGATCAGCCCATAATTAACCAGCCTGAAATAGGGTACTTGGGATTTATTACCAAGGAATTCGATGGGGTTCTGCATTTTTTGGTTCAAGCCAAGATAGAGCCGGGTAATTTGAATAAGGTGCAATTGTCCCCCACTCTGCAGGCCACCCGGAGCAATTACACCCAAGTCCATAAAGGCAATAAGCCTCCATACTTGGATCATTTCAGGGAGGCAACTCCTGAGCAGATTCTGGTGGATCAACTGCAATCCGAGCAGGGAGCACGGTTTTTAAGAAAAAGAAACCGGAACATCATCATAAAAATTGATGAAGATATTCCTGTTAAAAAGAATTTTATCTGGCTTACATTGTGGCAGCTTAAAAAGCTTATGCATTATGAGAATGTTGTGAATATGGATACTCGGACTGTTGTTTCCGGCATAACATACGGATCTTTCGAAAGTGATACTTTTGAGCTTGTGTCCTACCTGTTGCGGGGTAATGGTCACTCCGCTCCGAAAGATGAATTCCTTCACTCAACCCTCTCTGTTGAACCGGCTGTTCATACAGAGGAAGAAATTATTACTTTCTTGACCCACCTGAAAAGTATTTACGACCTTGATGTAGAACGGATCCCCTTGCCCGAGGTGCAGGACTGGATTGTAAGTAATGATAGGATTCATCACAAGGAAGATAAATATTTTGAGGTGATCGCAGTTTCCGTTGCAATAGAAGGCAGGGAGGTTGGTTGCTGGGATCAGCCTATGATACACCCGATGCAAAGTGGTATTTGTGCTTTGGTATGCAAAAAAATTAATGGAGTGTTGCATTTTATTGTTCAGGCTAAGCTTGAATGCGGAAATCACGATATCATAGAGCTTGCCCCTACAGTACAATGTCTTACTGGTAATTATATAAGTTCTATTAAGATACTGCCGTTTTTGGAATATGTGCTCAATGCTAAACAGCAGAATATTGTACTTGATGTAATGCAATCTGAAGAGGGAGGACGTTTCTATCAGGAGATGAATCGCAACATAGTTATTCTTGCAGATGATGATTTCCCAGAGGAACTGCCACCGACTTATATATGGATGACGCTCAATCAATTGCATCGCTTTCTTAAGTTTAATAATTATCTTAACATTCAAATAAGAAGCCTCATTGCGGCCTTACCTTTTACATAA
- a CDS encoding gfo/Idh/MocA family oxidoreductase has translation MTKVLRIGVLGTANIAVRSVIPSLLGLDGAYELAGIASRNIKSVTQIAEQFNCKYFVGYDSLLAEKDLDAVYIPLPPSLHYEYAKKALSRGLHVLVEKPLACSLAEASELVELARENELVILENFQFQRHSQLKTILDLVADGRIGDLRCVRSSFGFPPFKEADNIRYQKKLGGGALLDSGAYPAKISQYFLGDDVSVGAAKLFVDPQRGVDTWGGAFIKQNNGPLFSEIAFGFDHHYQCSLELWGTEGKLFTNRIFTAPPGLNPIIELSTSVGNETIELPSDDHFKNMLLYFHSLATEKNGSLESVYRESVTQARLLKEIKEKDANG, from the coding sequence ATGACAAAAGTATTGAGAATTGGAGTCCTCGGCACTGCTAACATTGCTGTAAGGTCAGTGATCCCCTCCTTGCTAGGGCTTGACGGGGCTTATGAACTGGCAGGTATTGCAAGTCGCAATATAAAATCTGTTACCCAGATTGCTGAGCAATTTAATTGCAAATATTTTGTGGGCTATGACAGTCTGCTGGCTGAAAAGGATCTGGATGCTGTCTATATCCCCCTGCCGCCTTCGCTTCATTACGAATATGCGAAGAAGGCCTTGTCGCGCGGTTTGCACGTGCTGGTGGAGAAGCCTTTAGCCTGCTCTTTGGCTGAGGCTAGTGAATTGGTGGAGTTGGCAAGAGAAAATGAACTTGTAATATTGGAGAATTTTCAGTTCCAACGTCATTCACAACTGAAAACAATCCTTGACCTTGTTGCTGATGGGCGTATCGGTGATTTGCGTTGTGTGCGTAGTTCTTTCGGGTTTCCCCCGTTTAAAGAAGCGGATAACATCCGGTACCAGAAAAAACTTGGAGGCGGTGCTCTTCTGGATTCCGGAGCTTATCCTGCTAAAATTTCACAATATTTTTTAGGAGATGATGTTTCAGTCGGTGCGGCGAAGCTTTTTGTTGATCCACAGCGCGGTGTTGATACCTGGGGCGGTGCTTTTATTAAGCAGAACAATGGGCCGTTGTTTTCCGAGATAGCTTTTGGTTTTGACCATCACTACCAGTGCAGCCTTGAGCTTTGGGGAACAGAAGGGAAATTGTTCACAAATAGAATTTTTACAGCTCCTCCGGGGCTGAATCCCATTATTGAGTTATCGACTTCAGTCGGGAATGAAACGATTGAACTGCCTTCCGATGATCATTTTAAAAATATGCTTTTGTATTTTCATAGCCTTGCTACTGAAAAAAATGGATCACTGGAAAGCGTGTATAGAGAGTCCGTAACTCAAGCAAGGTTGCTCAAAGAGATTAAGGAGAAAGATGCAAATGGCTAA
- a CDS encoding DegT/DnrJ/EryC1/StrS family aminotransferase yields the protein MAKTYVTKPSLAPLHEYTKILEGVWESGILTHNGPLVQQLEKDLQAKLGLEYLVAVTNGTVALQLAIKALELQGEIITSPFTWVATVSAIKWEGCSPVFCDIDPETLNIDPDKIEALITDKTVAIMPVHVFGVPCDVDKIDAIAKKHGLKVIYDAAHAIGSEVDGKSVLDYGDISATSFHATKLFNTGEGGGCITTDPGLFEKLRRIRFFGHDAQGQIVEDGCNGKMTEIHAALGLANLKYYDEVFSARKAGYALYKELLGNLPGVSFQECKVGVHNSSYFTVIFENEQTLLSVVQKLNEKNLYPRRYFYPSVNTFSKIVDYQPAPISEDISPRILALPLFWELESEIIEQISSVVLGVLGN from the coding sequence ATGGCTAAAACTTATGTTACAAAGCCTTCGTTGGCACCTCTTCATGAGTATACTAAGATTCTTGAAGGGGTCTGGGAGAGCGGAATCCTTACCCACAACGGGCCTTTGGTGCAGCAGTTAGAAAAAGATTTGCAAGCCAAGCTTGGTCTTGAGTATCTTGTTGCCGTCACGAACGGTACTGTTGCTCTCCAGTTGGCGATAAAAGCATTGGAATTGCAAGGCGAGATAATTACATCTCCCTTTACATGGGTGGCTACAGTCAGCGCTATTAAATGGGAAGGTTGCAGTCCTGTTTTCTGCGATATTGATCCGGAAACACTTAATATTGATCCTGATAAAATCGAAGCTCTTATAACGGACAAAACAGTTGCTATTATGCCGGTTCACGTTTTCGGTGTTCCGTGTGATGTTGATAAGATTGATGCCATTGCAAAAAAACACGGGCTTAAAGTGATTTATGATGCCGCACATGCAATCGGGTCTGAGGTGGATGGCAAGAGTGTATTAGATTACGGCGATATATCAGCTACAAGTTTTCACGCAACTAAGTTGTTTAATACTGGAGAAGGTGGAGGGTGTATCACTACTGATCCAGGATTATTTGAAAAATTGCGCAGGATCCGTTTTTTCGGGCATGATGCGCAAGGCCAGATCGTGGAAGATGGTTGTAATGGAAAAATGACTGAGATTCATGCCGCATTAGGTTTGGCCAATCTTAAATATTACGATGAGGTCTTTTCTGCTCGCAAAGCGGGATATGCTCTTTATAAGGAGTTGCTGGGCAATCTTCCGGGAGTTTCTTTTCAGGAGTGTAAGGTCGGTGTTCATAACTCCTCATATTTTACTGTAATTTTTGAAAATGAGCAGACATTACTCTCTGTAGTTCAAAAATTAAATGAAAAAAATCTGTATCCCCGTCGCTATTTTTACCCTTCGGTTAATACGTTCAGTAAAATAGTTGATTACCAACCTGCTCCCATATCGGAAGACATCTCGCCACGGATTCTGGCTCTGCCTCTTTTTTGGGAGCTGGAATCTGAAATTATTGAACAGATATCAAGTGTGGTTTTGGGTGTGTTGGGTAATTGA